The window ATTACACAATGACGATAGAAGAAAAAATCACACTGATAGCCGAAACACTGGATACAGATCAGGACAATATCAAACCTGATGCGGAACTCAAATCCATCGAAGAATGGGATTCCATGGG is drawn from Cloacibacillus porcorum and contains these coding sequences:
- a CDS encoding acyl carrier protein, encoding MTIEEKITLIAETLDTDQDNIKPDAELKSIEEWDSMGVISTIAMLDRKFGKILSAEQIEELKTVQDILNLMI